The sequence CGACACGCTGTCGATCGGCCGGTACGTGCTGGCCGGCGGCGAGCTGGCGGCGATGGTCGTCTGCGACGCCGTGCTGCGCAAGCTGCCGGGAGCGCTCGGGCACGCGGAGTCGGCGGTGGAGGAGAGCTTCAGCGTCGCGCTCGACGGCGACCCGGAGTACCCGCACTACACGCGCCCCGCGGAGTACCGGGGCTGGACGGTGCCCGACGTCCTGCTGTCCGGGCACCACGCCGAGATCGAGACCTGGCGCCGGGCCCGCAGCCGCGAGCGCGGCGACGGCGGCAACCGCCTCGGCCGCGCCTAGGCCCTCGGCCGCCGCGCTGCGCCCGCCGAGCGGCGACCCGCCAGGTGCAGGCGCTTCGCCGCCGGCGGCCCCGGGACCGCGGCGCGTCGGCGCCGCCGCTCCGCTAAGGTCTTCAGTCTTGCCCGGATCACGTACTGGTGCGTGTTTTCCCGACCGTCCGGGCCCTCGCCGATGACCACCGTGATCGAGAAGCTCGAGCGTGAACAGCTCCGCTCCAACCCCGAGTTCCAGCCTGGTGACCGCGTTCGCGTCCACTTCCAGGTGATCGAGGGCTCGCGTCGCCGTACGCAGGTCTTCGAGGGAATCGTCATCAAGCGCCAGGGCCACGGCCTCCGCGAGACGTTCACCGTCCGCAAGCAGTCCTTCGGCGTCGGCGTCGAGCGCACGTTCCCGCTGAACTCGCCGAAGATCGAGAAGATCGACGTCGCCGCCCGCGGTGACGTGCGTCGCGCCAAGCTCTACTACCTGCGCGGCCGCGTCGGCAAGGCCGCCCGCGTGCGCGAGAAGCGCTACGTCGCGCCGGAGAAGACGGCCCAGGCCCCCGTCGACGAGCCCACGCCGGCCGCCGCCGACGAGGCGCCCGCCGCCGAGGCCCCCGAGGCCGAGGCGCCCGCGACGGAGTCCTCGGACTCCTGATCCGCAGGATTCGCGCGTGAGCGCAGAGCGATCGCCCCGGCAGACGGCCGGGGCGTCGTCGTCCGGGAAGAAGCGCAAGCTGCACCCGGTCGTCGAGCTCGTCGGCCTGGTGGTCGTCGCGCTCGGCCTGGCCCTGGGCATCCAGTGGCTCCTGGTCAAGCCGTACCAGATCCCCTCCGGCTCGATGCTGCCGACGCTCGACCTCGGTCAGCGCGTGCTCGTCAACCGCATCGGCCACCGCCTCGGCGGCGATCCGTCCGTCGGGGACGTCGTCGTCTTCCACCCGCCGCGCGGCGCCGAGCCGCAGAAGTCGGGCCTGAAGCTCGGGGACGAGAGCCCCGGGCTGTGCGGCGACCGCGACAACATCGCGCAGGGGCGCCCGTGCGCGTCCACCGTCGGCGGCAAGTGGGGCAAGGAGAACTACATCAAGCGCGTCGTCGCCGGACCGGGCGACACGATCGCCGTGCGCGACGGCCACGTGATCCGCAACGGCAAGCGCCAGAGCGAGCCGTTCATCAGCGACACGTGCGAGGGCCAGGGGTCGGACAACAACCCCTGCACGCTGCCGAAGGCCATCAAGGTCCCGGCCGGGATGTACTACATGATGGGCGACAACCGCGGCGAGTCGAACGACAGCCGCTTCTGGGGCCCGGTGCCGCGCGACTGGATCGTCGGCGGCGCGTTCGCCACCTACTGGCCGCCGAAGAAGATCGGCGGGGTCTAGGCCGGGTCGCGTGAGCCGCGGGCGCCAGCTCTTCGCGCACGACCGGGCCCTCGGCGTCCGCTGGGTCGTCGGGGCCGACGAGGCGGGGCGCGGCTGCCTGGCCGGCCCCCTCGTCGCCGGCGCCGTGCTCTTCGAC comes from Patulibacter sp. SYSU D01012 and encodes:
- the lepB gene encoding signal peptidase I, with the translated sequence MSAERSPRQTAGASSSGKKRKLHPVVELVGLVVVALGLALGIQWLLVKPYQIPSGSMLPTLDLGQRVLVNRIGHRLGGDPSVGDVVVFHPPRGAEPQKSGLKLGDESPGLCGDRDNIAQGRPCASTVGGKWGKENYIKRVVAGPGDTIAVRDGHVIRNGKRQSEPFISDTCEGQGSDNNPCTLPKAIKVPAGMYYMMGDNRGESNDSRFWGPVPRDWIVGGAFATYWPPKKIGGV